The following proteins come from a genomic window of Candidatus Methylomirabilis sp.:
- a CDS encoding Uma2 family endonuclease has translation MATKAAERKRVWTYNELLAEKTETNQPTELWEGDLVMTPSPVAQHQRVSFRVARLLAQFVSMHQLGEVLLAPLDVVLTPRRVVQPDIVYVSHARQAIIQDQIHGAPDLIVEVVSPGTWRRDHIEKKALYEQFSVAEYWIVDREGGMIEVFAMVQGSYRLVGRFGPGERARSSVLAGFEVQVDEVLA, from the coding sequence ATGGCGACAAAGGCTGCCGAGAGGAAGCGGGTGTGGACGTACAACGAACTGCTCGCCGAGAAGACTGAGACGAATCAGCCGACCGAGCTATGGGAAGGAGATCTCGTCATGACGCCTTCACCGGTCGCACAACATCAGAGAGTCTCTTTCCGCGTGGCTCGCCTGCTGGCTCAATTTGTGTCCATGCATCAATTGGGTGAAGTCTTACTTGCGCCTTTGGATGTCGTCCTGACACCACGGAGGGTCGTGCAACCCGATATCGTCTATGTCTCACATGCCAGACAAGCGATTATTCAGGACCAGATTCACGGAGCGCCAGATCTGATCGTTGAAGTCGTCTCGCCGGGGACGTGGCGACGAGATCACATTGAGAAAAAGGCGCTGTATGAGCAATTTAGCGTCGCCGAATATTGGATCGTGGATCGGGAAGGCGGGATGATCGAGGTGTTCGCCATGGTGCAAGGTAGTTATCGTCTGGTTGGGCGCTTTGGCCCTGGAGAAAGAGCGCGGTCGTCAGTCTTAGCGGGGTTTGAGGTTCAGGTGGATGAGGTGCTCGCATAG